One genomic region from Leifsonia sp. Root1293 encodes:
- a CDS encoding thymidine phosphorylase, translating to MAVEAFDVVDLIHTKRDRGSLTSAQIDWLIDAYTRGYVADEQMSAMTMAIFLNGMSRTEIRDMTMAMIASGERMSFDALPMPTTDKHSTGGVGDKITLPLMPLVAVFGVAVPQLSGRGLGHTGGTLDKLESIPGWRANLSNEEMFAQLRDHGGVISAAGSGLAPADGKLYALRDITGTVEAIPLIASSIMSKKIAEGTGALVLDVKFGSGAFLKDIDRSRELARTMVELGEDAGVATSALLTNMNVPLGLAIGNANEVRESVEVLEGGGPADIVELTVALAREMLALVGKTDVDVEAALHDGRAMDKWRDVIRAQGGDPDAALPVARETHTVVADRDGVLVEQQALPFGIGAWRLGAGRARKQDPVQHAAGIDLHAKPGDAVTAGQPLFTLSADEPERFARALEAVEGAWRIGDVGEPVQDGGPLIAERIER from the coding sequence ATGGCCGTTGAAGCCTTCGACGTCGTCGACCTCATCCACACCAAGCGCGATCGGGGATCGCTGACGAGCGCCCAGATCGACTGGCTGATCGATGCGTACACGCGCGGCTACGTCGCCGACGAGCAGATGTCGGCCATGACCATGGCCATCTTCCTCAACGGCATGAGCCGTACCGAGATCCGTGACATGACCATGGCGATGATCGCCAGCGGTGAGCGGATGAGCTTCGACGCCCTGCCGATGCCGACGACGGACAAGCACTCGACCGGAGGGGTCGGGGACAAGATCACCCTGCCGCTCATGCCCCTCGTCGCCGTGTTCGGAGTTGCCGTGCCCCAGCTGTCCGGCCGTGGCCTCGGGCACACCGGCGGCACGCTCGACAAGCTCGAGTCGATCCCGGGCTGGCGCGCCAACCTCAGCAACGAGGAGATGTTCGCCCAGCTGCGCGACCACGGCGGCGTCATCTCCGCCGCCGGAAGCGGCCTCGCCCCTGCCGACGGCAAGCTGTACGCCCTGCGCGACATCACCGGCACCGTCGAGGCCATCCCGCTCATCGCGTCGTCGATCATGTCGAAGAAGATCGCCGAGGGCACCGGTGCCCTGGTGCTCGACGTGAAGTTCGGATCCGGTGCGTTCCTCAAGGACATCGACCGGTCCCGGGAGCTCGCCCGCACGATGGTCGAGCTGGGGGAGGACGCCGGAGTGGCCACATCCGCCCTCCTGACGAACATGAACGTGCCGTTGGGCCTCGCCATCGGCAACGCCAACGAGGTGCGCGAGAGCGTCGAGGTGCTGGAGGGTGGAGGTCCGGCCGACATCGTCGAACTCACCGTCGCCCTGGCCAGGGAGATGCTCGCCCTCGTCGGCAAGACCGATGTCGACGTCGAGGCCGCCCTGCACGACGGCCGCGCCATGGACAAGTGGCGCGACGTCATCAGAGCGCAGGGCGGGGACCCGGATGCCGCCCTCCCCGTCGCGCGCGAGACGCACACCGTCGTCGCCGACCGGGACGGCGTACTCGTCGAGCAGCAGGCGCTGCCGTTCGGCATCGGCGCCTGGCGCCTGGGAGCCGGGCGAGCCCGCAAGCAGGATCCCGTGCAGCACGCTGCCGGAATCGACCTGCACGCGAAGCCCGGCGACGCCGTCACGGCCGGCCAGCCGTTGTTCACGCTGTCGGCCGACGAGCCGGAGCGCTTCGCCCGGGCCCTTGAGGCCGTCGAGGGCGCATGGCGCATCGGCGACGTCGGCGAGCCCGTGCAGGACGGCGGCCCCCTGATCGCGGAGCGCATCGAACGCTGA
- a CDS encoding adenosine deaminase translates to MPTDYLLPGGGTSINSLPKVSLHDHLDGGLRPQTIIELADAIGIDVPETDATALASWFADQADSGSLVEYLKTFDVTTAVMQTTEGLERVAREFVQDLAADGVIYGEIRWAPEQHLARGLTLDQAVEAVQAGIEAGIDDVASGTGNGIRIGQLVTAMRHANRGLEIAELAVRHRDRGVAGFDIAGAELGFPARNHLSAFDYLAKEFLPVTVHAGEADGIDSIRGALFDGRALRLGHGVRLAEDISIEREDDDNTYVTLGPVAQWVRDREIALELSPSSNLQTGAIAAWGDELVDHPFDLLYQLDFRVTVNTDNRLMSRTTISRELALLADAFSYDLDDFEVFQLNAASAAFLPLEDRDELIEQISAGFDAA, encoded by the coding sequence ATTCCGACGGACTACCTCTTGCCTGGCGGTGGCACGAGCATCAACTCGCTGCCCAAGGTCTCCCTGCACGACCACCTCGACGGCGGCCTGCGCCCCCAGACGATCATCGAACTGGCCGATGCCATCGGCATCGACGTGCCGGAGACGGATGCGACCGCGCTGGCGAGCTGGTTCGCCGACCAGGCCGATTCCGGGTCGCTCGTGGAGTACCTCAAGACCTTCGACGTCACGACGGCGGTCATGCAGACCACCGAGGGCCTCGAGCGGGTCGCCCGCGAGTTCGTGCAGGACCTGGCTGCCGACGGCGTCATCTACGGGGAGATCCGCTGGGCCCCCGAGCAGCACCTCGCGCGGGGGCTGACCCTCGACCAGGCCGTCGAGGCCGTGCAGGCAGGCATCGAGGCCGGAATCGACGACGTGGCGTCGGGCACGGGCAACGGCATCCGCATCGGCCAGCTCGTCACCGCCATGCGCCACGCGAACCGCGGCCTCGAGATCGCCGAGCTGGCCGTGCGCCACCGCGACCGCGGCGTCGCCGGCTTCGACATCGCCGGCGCCGAGCTGGGGTTCCCGGCGCGCAACCACCTCAGCGCATTCGACTACCTCGCCAAGGAGTTCCTGCCCGTCACCGTGCACGCGGGCGAGGCCGACGGCATCGACAGCATCCGTGGCGCACTCTTCGACGGCCGGGCGCTGCGTCTCGGGCACGGCGTCCGCCTCGCCGAGGACATCTCGATCGAGCGCGAAGACGACGACAACACCTACGTGACGCTCGGTCCTGTCGCCCAGTGGGTGCGCGACCGTGAGATCGCCCTCGAGCTCTCGCCGTCCTCGAACCTGCAGACCGGTGCCATCGCCGCCTGGGGAGACGAACTGGTCGACCACCCCTTCGACCTGCTCTACCAGCTCGACTTCAGGGTGACCGTGAACACCGACAACCGCCTCATGAGCCGCACCACCATCAGCCGCGAACTCGCCCTGCTGGCGGATGCCTTCTCCTACGACCTCGACGACTTCGAGGTCTTCCAGCTCAACGCCGCCTCGGCCGCCTTCCTCCCGCTCGAGGACCGCGACGAGCTCATCGAGCAGATCAGCGCTGGATTCGACGCGGCCTGA
- a CDS encoding PTS sugar transporter subunit IIA: MLPPLPERAIRLGATATDWRGAVRICGAALRDSGATTDVYTERMIGVIEEFGAYVVIAPGFALAHARPGSDVKTDGLAVVTLAEPVRFGHPHNDPVSVIIGLAVTTTDEHVGAVATLANVFNDGAVIPALAAASDDETVRELLGYTP, from the coding sequence GTGCTGCCCCCACTTCCAGAGCGTGCCATCAGGCTCGGTGCGACCGCGACGGACTGGCGGGGCGCCGTACGGATCTGCGGCGCGGCCCTCCGCGACTCCGGTGCGACGACGGATGTCTACACCGAGCGCATGATCGGCGTCATCGAGGAGTTCGGTGCCTACGTGGTCATAGCGCCGGGGTTCGCCCTCGCCCACGCCCGACCCGGCAGCGACGTGAAGACCGACGGCCTGGCCGTCGTCACGCTCGCCGAACCTGTGCGGTTCGGTCACCCGCACAACGATCCGGTGAGTGTGATCATCGGACTGGCGGTCACGACGACCGATGAGCACGTCGGCGCCGTCGCGACTCTGGCGAACGTGTTCAACGACGGGGCGGTCATCCCCGCCCTGGCCGCCGCGAGCGATGACGAGACCGTCAGGGAACTGCTGGGGTACACACCATGA
- a CDS encoding PTS sugar transporter subunit IIB, which yields MKIVAICGAGIGTSAILKLNAERALERLGVEAIVSATDVASVGVAASDAQVILTSPELVKHIGPTNADIVVIDNYFDVDEITTKLEIAVG from the coding sequence ATGAAGATCGTCGCCATCTGCGGAGCCGGAATCGGCACGTCGGCCATCCTCAAGCTCAACGCCGAACGCGCTCTGGAGCGACTCGGGGTCGAGGCCATAGTGTCTGCGACCGATGTCGCCAGCGTGGGGGTCGCGGCATCCGACGCCCAGGTGATCCTCACCTCGCCCGAGCTCGTGAAGCACATCGGACCGACCAACGCCGACATCGTCGTCATCGACAACTACTTCGACGTCGACGAGATCACGACCAAGCTCGAGATCGCCGTCGGCTAG
- a CDS encoding phospho-sugar mutase: MTTDAAAHVLDQARAWLAQDPDTETRAELRTLIDEAEAGSTEAVAELHARFDVRLAFGTAGLRGEIAAGSNRMNRVLVSQAAAGLARFLLNHAAIGEAPSVVIGYDGRKNSRVFATDTAEIMAGAGVKAVLLPRLLPTPVLAYAVRHLDADAGVMVTASHNPPNDNGYKVYLGGRDKGSQIVSPADVEIAEEILLVAAGSNVLELPRAGFETADESVVDAYVEATAAIAPVPRAQVNVVYTAMHGVGWETFARAVSAAGFDEPHIVHSQIEPDAAFPTVAFPNPEEPGAMDLATEEARARQAELVIANDPDADRLAIAIPDAAADGGYRRLSGNEVGLLLGWWAAERNAASRAPGDGTLACSIVSSPGLAAIARHYGLHFSNTLTGFKWISRAPGLIFGFEEALGYLVNPDDVRDKDGISAAVAFLSLASELKADGRTVADHLSAFTETFGAFASSQISIRVTDLARIASTMQRLRDLPPSQIGGIRVDRIEDLADGFGGLPPSDVLRIQLTDGSRIMVRPSGTEPKLKVYIDSSSDEGSVAERTAAAAASVAALDAGMRELVG; the protein is encoded by the coding sequence ATGACGACCGATGCGGCAGCGCACGTGCTCGACCAGGCCCGCGCCTGGCTCGCCCAGGATCCGGACACCGAGACCCGCGCAGAGCTGCGCACCCTGATCGACGAGGCCGAGGCCGGGTCGACGGAGGCCGTCGCCGAGCTGCACGCCAGGTTCGACGTCCGGCTGGCCTTCGGCACCGCCGGACTCCGTGGCGAGATCGCTGCGGGATCGAACCGCATGAACCGCGTGCTGGTCTCCCAGGCCGCCGCCGGACTCGCCCGGTTCCTCCTGAACCACGCTGCCATCGGAGAGGCGCCGAGCGTCGTCATCGGATACGACGGGCGCAAGAACTCGCGCGTGTTCGCGACCGACACCGCCGAGATCATGGCGGGCGCGGGCGTGAAGGCCGTCCTGCTGCCCCGCCTGCTGCCGACCCCGGTGCTGGCCTACGCGGTGCGGCACCTGGATGCCGATGCCGGGGTCATGGTCACGGCATCGCACAACCCTCCGAACGACAACGGCTACAAGGTCTATCTCGGCGGACGCGACAAGGGCTCGCAGATCGTCTCGCCGGCAGACGTCGAGATCGCCGAGGAGATCCTCCTGGTGGCCGCGGGATCGAACGTGCTCGAGCTTCCGCGCGCCGGGTTCGAGACCGCCGACGAATCCGTCGTCGACGCCTACGTCGAGGCCACCGCTGCCATCGCCCCTGTCCCGCGTGCCCAGGTGAACGTCGTCTACACGGCGATGCACGGCGTCGGGTGGGAGACCTTCGCCCGCGCGGTCTCGGCCGCCGGATTCGACGAACCGCACATCGTGCACTCCCAGATCGAGCCCGACGCCGCCTTCCCGACCGTCGCCTTCCCGAACCCCGAGGAGCCGGGCGCCATGGACCTGGCGACCGAGGAGGCCCGCGCCCGGCAGGCCGAGCTCGTGATCGCCAACGACCCCGACGCCGACCGCCTCGCCATCGCAATCCCGGATGCCGCCGCCGACGGCGGCTACAGGCGCCTGTCCGGCAACGAGGTCGGGCTGCTGCTCGGCTGGTGGGCCGCGGAGCGAAACGCGGCGAGCCGCGCACCGGGCGACGGAACCCTCGCCTGCTCGATCGTCTCCTCCCCCGGACTCGCCGCCATCGCCCGCCACTACGGCCTGCACTTCTCCAACACCCTCACGGGATTCAAGTGGATCTCGCGCGCACCCGGTCTCATCTTCGGCTTCGAGGAGGCGCTGGGCTACCTCGTCAATCCCGACGACGTGCGCGACAAGGACGGCATCTCCGCCGCGGTCGCGTTCCTCTCCCTCGCCAGCGAGTTGAAGGCCGACGGCCGCACTGTCGCAGACCACCTCTCCGCCTTCACCGAGACCTTCGGCGCATTCGCGTCCTCGCAGATCTCCATCCGCGTGACGGATCTGGCTCGCATCGCGAGCACCATGCAGAGGCTGCGCGACCTGCCGCCGTCGCAGATCGGCGGCATCAGGGTCGATCGCATCGAAGACCTGGCCGACGGCTTCGGTGGCCTTCCGCCGAGCGACGTGCTGCGCATCCAGTTGACGGACGGCTCGCGCATCATGGTGCGTCCGAGTGGCACCGAGCCGAAGCTCAAGGTCTACATCGACTCCTCGAGCGACGAGGGCAGCGTCGCGGAGCGCACGGCGGCTGCAGCGGCCTCGGTCGCGGCGCTCGACGCCGGCATGCGGGAACTGGTGGGCTAG
- a CDS encoding purine-nucleoside phosphorylase, with the protein MTNSTTNPLDEPGTDPFEIATRAAEQIAERTGVDRHDIALTLGSGWGKAADLIGETTAVIPAHEISGFSKPALEGHGGMLRSIALPHGKHALVIGARTHYYEGHGVRRVVHSVRTAAATGATTMILTNGAGGIRESWTPGTPVLISDHINLTADSPLEGATFIDLTDLYSRRLRDLARTIDPGLDEGVYCQFRGPHYETPAEVQMAKTIGGHIVGMSTALEAIAARQAGMEILGMSLITNLAAGIQKTPLSHAEVIEAGQNAEAVISALLARIANAL; encoded by the coding sequence ATGACGAATTCGACGACGAATCCCCTCGACGAGCCCGGAACCGACCCCTTCGAGATCGCCACGCGGGCCGCCGAGCAGATCGCAGAGCGCACGGGCGTCGACCGCCACGACATCGCCCTCACCCTCGGCAGCGGATGGGGAAAGGCCGCCGACCTCATCGGAGAGACCACGGCCGTCATCCCGGCACACGAGATCAGCGGCTTCAGCAAGCCTGCCCTCGAGGGCCACGGCGGGATGCTCCGCTCGATCGCCCTGCCCCACGGCAAGCACGCCCTCGTCATCGGAGCGCGCACCCACTACTACGAGGGCCACGGAGTCCGCAGGGTCGTGCACAGCGTGCGCACCGCGGCGGCCACCGGTGCCACCACGATGATCCTCACCAACGGAGCCGGCGGCATCCGCGAGTCGTGGACCCCCGGAACGCCGGTGCTGATCAGCGATCACATCAACCTGACGGCCGACTCGCCGCTCGAGGGTGCGACCTTCATCGACCTCACCGACCTCTACTCCCGACGCCTGCGTGATCTCGCCCGCACGATCGACCCCGGGCTCGACGAGGGGGTGTACTGCCAGTTCCGCGGCCCGCACTACGAGACGCCGGCCGAGGTGCAGATGGCCAAGACGATCGGCGGCCACATCGTGGGCATGTCGACGGCCCTCGAGGCGATCGCCGCACGCCAGGCCGGCATGGAGATCCTCGGCATGAGCCTCATCACCAACCTCGCTGCCGGCATCCAGAAGACGCCGCTCAGCCATGCCGAGGTCATCGAGGCCGGTCAGAACGCCGAGGCCGTCATCAGCGCCCTGCTCGCCCGGATCGCGAACGCACTGTGA
- a CDS encoding NAD(P)H-quinone dehydrogenase, which yields MAHEFETTQRIAILGGGPGGYDAALAAAQLGAEVTLVERMGVGGSAVLTDVVPSKSLIATAEASNAIKEAADLGVQFYARGESGKPLRPEVAINLAAVNKRLLRLARQQSEDMAANLEKAGVRLVQGEGRLDGAGAIIVSTALGDEGTDFDRIEADTIIISVGATPRILDSAVPDGERIFTWTQLYNLKSVPEHLIVVGSGVTGAEFASAYRALGSEVTLISSRDQVLPGEDADAARVLENAFRRNGMTVLSKSRADKVERTATGVKATLSDGRIVEGSHALMAVGSIPNTAGIGLEAAGVQLTASGHIRVNRVARTSVPNIYAAGDCTTFTPLASVASMQGRTAVFHAMGDIVNPPEERNITSNIFTQPEIATVGWTQKQIEEGIAQGEIYKLPLATNPRAKMMGIKEGFVKIFARTGSGTVIGGVIVAPKASELILPVALAVVHRLTVDQVSEAFPVYPSLSGSISDAARAMHIVNS from the coding sequence ATGGCCCACGAGTTCGAGACCACCCAGCGGATCGCAATCCTCGGTGGGGGGCCCGGCGGCTACGACGCGGCCCTCGCGGCCGCCCAGTTGGGAGCCGAGGTCACCCTCGTCGAGCGCATGGGGGTCGGCGGTTCGGCCGTGCTCACCGACGTGGTGCCGTCGAAGTCGCTCATCGCAACGGCCGAGGCGTCGAACGCCATCAAGGAGGCCGCCGATCTCGGCGTGCAGTTCTACGCCCGCGGCGAGTCGGGCAAGCCGCTGCGCCCCGAGGTGGCCATCAACCTCGCCGCCGTCAACAAGCGCCTGCTGAGGCTCGCCCGCCAGCAGTCCGAGGACATGGCGGCGAACCTCGAGAAGGCAGGCGTCCGCCTGGTGCAGGGCGAGGGGCGCCTCGACGGCGCCGGAGCCATCATCGTCTCGACCGCACTCGGCGACGAGGGGACCGACTTCGACCGCATCGAGGCCGACACCATCATCATCTCCGTGGGCGCGACCCCGCGCATTCTCGACTCGGCCGTTCCCGACGGCGAGCGGATCTTCACCTGGACGCAGCTCTACAACCTGAAGAGCGTTCCGGAGCATCTCATCGTCGTCGGCTCCGGCGTCACCGGCGCAGAGTTCGCTTCGGCTTACCGCGCTCTCGGCAGCGAGGTCACGCTCATCTCGAGCCGCGACCAGGTGCTGCCGGGAGAGGACGCCGACGCCGCCCGCGTGCTCGAGAACGCCTTCCGCCGCAACGGCATGACGGTGCTGTCGAAGTCGCGTGCCGACAAGGTCGAGCGCACGGCGACGGGCGTGAAGGCGACGCTGTCCGACGGTCGGATCGTCGAGGGCTCGCACGCGCTCATGGCCGTCGGCTCCATCCCCAACACAGCGGGCATCGGTCTCGAGGCCGCCGGCGTGCAGCTCACGGCGAGCGGCCACATCCGGGTGAACCGCGTGGCACGCACTTCGGTGCCGAACATCTACGCCGCCGGCGACTGCACCACCTTCACGCCGCTGGCATCGGTGGCGTCGATGCAGGGCCGTACGGCCGTGTTCCACGCCATGGGCGACATCGTGAACCCGCCCGAGGAGCGCAACATCACCTCGAACATCTTCACTCAGCCCGAGATCGCGACCGTCGGCTGGACCCAGAAGCAGATCGAAGAAGGCATCGCCCAGGGCGAGATCTACAAGCTGCCCCTCGCCACGAACCCCCGCGCCAAGATGATGGGCATCAAGGAGGGCTTCGTCAAGATCTTCGCCCGTACGGGTTCCGGCACCGTCATCGGCGGCGTGATCGTCGCACCGAAGGCCAGCGAGCTCATCCTCCCGGTGGCGCTCGCCGTCGTGCACAGGCTGACGGTCGACCAGGTGTCAGAGGCGTTCCCGGTGTACCCGTCGCTCTCGGGATCCATCTCGGATGCCGCACGGGCGATGCACATCGTCAACAGCTGA
- a CDS encoding acetyl/propionyl/methylcrotonyl-CoA carboxylase subunit alpha has translation MSRISKVLIANRGEIAVRVIRAARDSGIRSVAVYADQDRDALHSRLADESYGLDGSTSADTYLVIDKLLSIARRSGADAVHPGYGFLAENADFARAVIDAGLIWIGPSPEAIERLGDKVSARHVAEKVGAPLAPGTLNPVSDASEVLDFVDVHGLPVAIKAAYGGGGRGLKVARTREEIPELFDSATREAITAFGRGECFVEKYLDEPRHVETQCLADAEGNVVVVSTRDCSLQRRHQKLVEEAPAPFLTEEQNTELYRASKAILKEVGYLGAGTCEFLIGKDGTVSFLEVNTRLQVEHPVSEEVTGIDLVREQFRIAEGGILDYEDPTPRGHSFEFRINGEDAGRGFMPAPGPVHVFRPASGPGIRVDTGIQAGDVISGSFDSLLAKLIVTGADREEALERARRALDEFEVAGLPTVLPFHRAIVRDPAFAPENGEPFSIYTRWIETDFDNTIEAWSGEAETPAAPEQRNTVTLEVDGRRIEVSLPVRLLPGSSAEKTGGPAPRRRATHHSVSTSTGDAVKAPMQATIVKLAVAEGDQVVKGDLIVVLEAMKMEQPMTAHKDGRIENINAAVGSTVASGHLLLSIAD, from the coding sequence ATGTCGCGTATCTCCAAGGTCCTCATCGCCAACCGGGGCGAAATCGCCGTCCGCGTTATCAGAGCGGCCCGCGACAGCGGCATCAGGTCCGTCGCCGTCTACGCCGACCAGGATCGCGACGCCCTCCACTCCCGCCTCGCGGATGAGTCGTACGGCCTCGACGGAAGCACCAGCGCCGACACCTACCTCGTCATCGACAAGCTGCTCTCGATCGCCCGGCGATCAGGTGCCGACGCCGTGCACCCCGGATACGGCTTCCTCGCCGAGAACGCAGACTTCGCCCGCGCCGTCATCGACGCCGGCCTCATCTGGATCGGCCCGTCACCCGAGGCCATCGAGCGCCTCGGCGACAAGGTCTCGGCCCGCCACGTCGCCGAGAAGGTGGGCGCCCCCCTCGCGCCCGGAACGCTGAACCCCGTCTCCGACGCCTCAGAGGTGCTCGACTTCGTCGACGTGCACGGACTGCCCGTCGCCATCAAGGCGGCCTACGGCGGCGGCGGCCGCGGCCTCAAGGTCGCCCGCACCCGCGAGGAGATCCCCGAGCTGTTCGACTCGGCCACTCGGGAGGCCATCACGGCGTTCGGGCGCGGCGAGTGCTTCGTGGAGAAGTACCTCGACGAGCCCCGGCACGTCGAGACCCAGTGCCTCGCGGACGCAGAGGGCAACGTCGTCGTCGTCTCGACCCGCGACTGCTCCCTGCAGCGCCGCCACCAGAAGCTCGTCGAGGAGGCGCCGGCGCCGTTCCTCACCGAGGAGCAGAACACCGAGCTGTACCGCGCATCGAAGGCGATCCTCAAGGAGGTCGGCTACCTCGGTGCCGGCACCTGCGAGTTCCTCATCGGCAAGGACGGCACCGTCTCCTTCCTCGAGGTGAACACCCGCCTGCAGGTCGAGCACCCCGTCTCCGAGGAGGTCACGGGCATCGACCTCGTGCGCGAGCAGTTCCGCATCGCCGAGGGCGGCATCCTCGACTACGAGGACCCGACACCGCGCGGTCACTCCTTCGAGTTCCGCATCAACGGCGAGGACGCCGGCCGCGGCTTCATGCCCGCGCCGGGCCCAGTGCACGTGTTCCGCCCCGCGAGCGGCCCCGGCATCCGAGTCGACACCGGCATCCAGGCCGGCGACGTGATCAGCGGATCGTTCGACTCTCTGCTGGCCAAGCTCATCGTGACCGGCGCCGACCGCGAGGAGGCGCTCGAGCGCGCTCGCCGTGCACTCGACGAGTTCGAGGTCGCCGGTCTGCCCACCGTGCTGCCCTTCCACCGTGCGATCGTGCGCGACCCGGCCTTCGCACCGGAGAACGGCGAGCCGTTCTCCATCTACACGCGCTGGATCGAGACAGACTTCGACAACACCATCGAGGCGTGGAGCGGCGAGGCGGAGACGCCGGCCGCACCGGAGCAGCGCAACACCGTCACCCTCGAGGTCGACGGCCGCCGCATCGAGGTGAGCCTGCCCGTGCGCCTGCTGCCGGGCTCGTCCGCCGAGAAGACCGGCGGGCCGGCTCCGCGCCGCCGTGCGACGCACCACTCGGTGAGCACCTCGACGGGCGACGCCGTGAAGGCGCCCATGCAGGCCACGATTGTGAAACTGGCCGTCGCTGAAGGCGATCAGGTCGTCAAGGGCGACCTCATCGTCGTGCTCGAGGCCATGAAGATGGAGCAGCCGATGACCGCCCACAAGGACGGCCGCATCGAGAACATCAACGCCGCCGTGGGTTCGACCGTCGCCTCGGGCCACCTGCTGCTCAGCATCGCCGACTGA
- a CDS encoding Maf family protein — MRLYLASTSPARLATLRAAGIEPVTISPDVDEEALVASVEADRGSQLPAAEMVELLARAKAEAVVGASIDGEPIDGIILGGDSAFLFDGAVYGKPHLPEVARERWRRQSGRSGELFSGHWLIDHRGGRADAAVGAVASARVTFAEVDEAEIDAYVASGEPLKVAGAFTIDSLGGPFIRSVDGDPSTVIGLSLSTLRDLVRELGIAWPSLWNRERH; from the coding sequence ATGCGCCTCTACCTCGCCTCGACCTCCCCCGCCCGGCTCGCGACCCTCCGGGCGGCGGGCATCGAGCCCGTCACCATCTCCCCCGACGTCGACGAGGAGGCCCTGGTCGCTTCAGTCGAGGCCGACCGGGGATCCCAGCTCCCCGCCGCCGAGATGGTCGAGCTTCTCGCCAGAGCGAAGGCCGAAGCCGTGGTGGGTGCCAGCATCGACGGGGAGCCGATCGACGGCATCATCCTCGGCGGCGACTCCGCCTTCCTGTTCGACGGAGCCGTCTACGGCAAGCCGCACCTCCCCGAGGTCGCCAGGGAGCGCTGGCGCCGCCAGAGCGGCCGCAGCGGCGAGCTGTTCTCCGGCCACTGGCTGATCGATCACCGGGGCGGGCGGGCGGATGCCGCCGTCGGAGCCGTCGCATCGGCTCGTGTCACCTTCGCCGAGGTCGACGAGGCGGAGATCGACGCCTACGTCGCCAGCGGCGAGCCGCTGAAGGTGGCGGGAGCGTTCACCATCGACAGCCTCGGCGGTCCGTTCATCCGCTCCGTCGACGGCGATCCGAGCACCGTCATCGGCCTGTCGCTCTCGACACTGCGCGATCTCGTACGGGAACTCGGCATCGCGTGGCCGTCCCTCTGGAATCGCGAACGTCACTGA